Proteins found in one Fusarium oxysporum Fo47 chromosome V, complete sequence genomic segment:
- a CDS encoding snoRNA-binding rRNA-processing protein IMP4: MIRKQARQRRDYLYRRALLLRDAEISEKRAKLRSSLASGKPLDPSIANDKSLRKDYQYDESRPDLTTNEQLDLDDEYAQLSGIVDPRVLVTTSRDPSARLSAFAKEIRLLLPTAVRLNRGNLILPDLVRSAQSAGLSDVVLLHEHRGTPTALTLSHFPHGPTVSFSLHNVVLRHDIPGSVRGTVSESYPHLIFDGFTSRLGERVVKVLKHVFPPREAITSKNKVGNRVVTFKNIEDSIEVRHHVFVRTGYDSVELAEVGPRMTMRVFEIRSGTLDNKDGDVEWHLTQYTRTAKKKNYL; the protein is encoded by the exons ATGATT CGCAAACAAGCGCGCCAAAGGCGCGATTACCTCTATCGACGTGCTCTTCTTCTGAGGGACGCTGAGATCAGCGAGAAACGAGCCAAATTGagatcttctttggcttctggCAAGCCTCTGGATCCTTCAATTGCCAACGACAAGTCACTTCGCAAAGACTACCAGTATGACGAATCGCGACCTGATCTCACCACCAACGAGCAGCTCGACCTGGACGATGAGTATGCTCAGCTTTCAGGCATTGTCGATCCTCGCGTTCTTGTGACGACTTCACGAGATCCCTCGGCTAGGCTATCAGCCTTCGCCAAGGAGAtcagacttcttcttcccactgCCGTGCGCCTCAATCGCGGAAACCTCATCCTGCCCGATCTAGTACGCTCCGCTCAGTCAGCTGGCCTCTCCGACGTCGTCCTTCTTCACGAACATCGAGGCACCCCAACTGCTTTGACACTGTCGCATTTTCCGCACGGTCCAACTGTCTCATTCTCTCTTCACAACGTCGTTTTACGCCACGATATTCCTGGAAGCGTACGAGGAACAGTGAGCGAGTCGTATCCTCACCTCATCTTCGATGGCTTTACAAGTCGCTTGGGTGAGCGTGTAGTGAAAGTATTGAAACATGTCTTTCCTCCCAGGGAAGCCATCACGAGCAAAAACAAGGTCGGCAACCGAGTCGTCACATTCAAGAACATCGAGGATAGCATTGAAGTCAGGCATCATGTTTTCGTGCGGACAGGATACGACAGCGTTGAGCTGGCTGAAGTCGGGCCACGGATGACAATGAGAGTATTCGAGATTCGAAGCGGCACCCTTGACAACAAGGATGGCGACGTCGAATGGCACCTCACGCAATACACACGAAccgccaagaagaagaactaTTTGTGA
- a CDS encoding t-SNARE — protein sequence MSYDQYNQNPYQQGSAQDNSYGYGQANPYAQDAPAHGNDQYEMQDYSQQATATSSSLSQQEFLNRVQKLRDEIKGLTNDVDYIGQLHQRTLSSTDGSANHDLEQYVSQTQIRNTAIKDGIKGLERDLAKTNDSSRTTKNTQLQSLKTFFKSELDKYQSIERDYQQRYRDQIARQYRIVNPDASEQEVQEAASADWGNEGVFQTALRTNRTGHASSVLGNVRARHSELQRIEQTLSELAILYQELATIVEQQEPVIQAAETNAINTVDHMEKGNEQVEVAKKHAANRRKLKWWCALVVLLIVIAIAVGVGVGVSVANNNK from the exons ATGTCCTACGATCAGTACAATCAAAACCCTTACCAGCAGGGCTCAGCTCAGGATAACTCCTATGGCTATGGCCAG GCCAATCCTTATGCGCAAGACGCGCCAGCCCATGGTAATGACCAATATGAAATGCAGGATTATTCGCAACAGGCTACAGCTACTAGCTCAAGTCTTTCTCAGCAAGAATTCCTGAATCGCGTGCAGAAACTCCGCGATGAGATCAAGGGTCTGACCAACGACGTCGACTACATCGGCCAGCTCCACCAACGCACCCTCAGCAGTACCGATGGGTCCGCCAACCATGACCTCGAGCAGTATGTTTCTCAGACCCAGATCCGAAACACCGCTATCAAGGACGGCATCAAGGGACTCGAGCGCGATCTTGCAAAGACCAATGACAGCTCCCGTACCACAAAGAACACCCAGCTGCAGTCCCTCAAGACCTTCTTTAAGTCAGAGCTCGACAAATACCAGAGCATCGAGCGGGATTACCAGCAGCGCTATCGCGATCAGATTGCCCGTCAGTACCGTATCGTCAACCCCGATGCTTCCGAGCAAGAGGTTCAAGAAGCCGCCAGCGCCGACTGGGGCAACGAGGGTGTGTTCCAGACTGCT TTACGAACAAATCGTACCGGCCACGCCAGCTCCGTACTCGGTAATGTTCGCGCCCGTCACAGTGAACTTCAGCGCATTGAGCAGACTCTTTCCGAGCTTGCCATCCTCTACCAGGAGCTCGCCACCATTGTCGAGCAGCAAGAGCCGGTTATCCAGGCCGCTGAAACCAATGCGATCAACACCGTCGATCACATGGAGAAGGGCAACGAGCAAGTCGAGGTGGCCAAGAAGCACGCCGCCAACCGCCGCAAGCTCAAGTGGTGGTGTGCCCTCGTCGTCCtgctcatcgtcatcgctaTTGCTGTGGGCGTCGGTGTCGGTGTTTCTGtggccaacaacaacaagtAG
- a CDS encoding aminotransferase class IV-domain-containing protein: MSDDFSIFTSMRYDAKLAQLKSRGCGGEGWNFENNSPLYMLDFHRDRLFKAATHWGWQSAADQLSGDDGLSYLAQLIANCVGPSHPTPLKLRIVVSRQGDIRIEHSSTPEVPIQNLLPARLPDPFRPSLESEPQKGSAYTVLLDQVSTTRSEYTHFKTTKRAMYDAARQRAGISYADPVEVLVVNQDDGSVMEGTFTTPYFWRAGHWVTPPVAAQFSWEEGNGGQDGTSRRWALERYDSLSVNDQ, encoded by the coding sequence ATGTCTGACGACTTCTCCATTTTCACCTCTATGAGGTACGACGCTAAACTTGCACAGCTAAAAAGTCGGGGATGTGGTGGTGAGGGCTGGAACTTTGAGAACAACTCTCCTCTGTACATGCTTGACTTTCACCGCGATCGGCTCTTCAAGGCAGCGACACATTGGGGGTGGCAGTCCGCAGCAGATCAACTATCCGGTGACGATGGACTGTCATATCTGGCTCAACTCATTGCAAACTGTGTAGGACCATCTCATCCAACACCTTTGAAACTTAGAATAGTCGTGTCTCGTCAAGGCGACATCAGAATCGAGCACTCCAGCACACCCGAGGTTCCCATACAGAACCTCTTACCAGCTCGGCTTCCAGACCCTTTTCGTCCTTCGCTGGAAAGCGAACCACAGAAGGGTTCTGCCTATACTGTTCTCTTGGATCAGGTTTCAACGACGAGGTCCGAGTATACTCATTTTAAAACTACAAAGAGGGCCATGTATGACGCAGCCCGACAGCGTGCTGGCATTAGTTATGCAGATCCCGTAGAGGTCTTGGTCGTAAACCAAGACGACGGTTCTGTGATGGAAGGGACATTTACTACGCCTTATTTCTGGAGGGCCGGCCATTGGGTTACACCACCCGTTGCAGCCCAGTTCAGCTGGGAGGAAGGGAATGGCGGCCAAGATGGAACCTCGAGACGTTGGGCATTAGAACGGTATGACTCCCTGTCAGTCAATGACCAATAA
- a CDS encoding P-loop containing nucleoside triphosphate hydrolase protein encodes MPRDPLIGLKDPGQSSWNLALIGNEIGNFPFTTIDPQRAIGYLQIECACARYNVSDRCKPNYGACVEGRRSVPIELLDVAGLVPGAHEGRGLGNKFLDDLRHADALIHVVDASGTVDAEGKETRGYDPSVDIAWLRSEIVAWVLGNLMQRWGSIRRRHQAIKATATETLQAQFSGYGATSTIVNRALDRCGIKEPLEDWSNETVELVVNAFIDEKFPTVIALNKIDHPDADKNISKIAKQQDPNTIVLCSAISEIFLRKMAKQGYIKYVEGSEFIDTKEDLIEQGDPTGGGLKDLDEKNRNRIENLKDMVLYRFGSTGVVQVLSKAAELLGLVPVFPVRNTSTFSSGASDSKFVFRDCVLVKKGSTVGDVARKVMGDAPIAFVEGAGNIRVSEDDFVAVGKNDVLSFKVGRA; translated from the exons ATGCCTCGCGATCCCCTCATCGGCCTC AAAGACCCTGGCCAAAGCTCTTGGAACTTGGCGCTGATCGGAAATGAAATAGGCAATTTCCC GTTCACCACAATTGATCCCCAGCGAGCAATCGGCTATCTTCAGATCGAGTGTGCTTGTGCCCGGTATAACGTATCAGACAGATGCAAACCCAATTATGGAGCTTGCGTTGAGGGCCGTCGTTCTGTACCtattgagcttcttgacgtcgCTGGTCTCGTCCCCGGTGCTCACGAGGGCCGGGGCTTGGGGAACAAGTTTCTCGATGACTTACGACATGCTGATGCTCTAATTCATGTTGTCGATGCTTCGGGTACTGTCGATGCTGAAGGAAAGGAGACAAGAGGGTATGATCCTTCCGTGGACATTGCTTGGCTACGAAGCGAAATCGTTGCTTGGGTTCTCGGCAATCTCATGCAACGATGGGGATCTATTCGACGAAGGCACCAGGCTATTAAGGCAACTGCTACAGAAACACTGCAAGCACAGTTTTCCGGTTACGGTGCAACATCGACTATTGTGAACCGTGCTCTTGATCGCTGCGGTATCAAGGAGCCCCTGGAGGATTGGTCCAATGAGACCGTAGAGCTGGTCGTCAATGCCttcattgatgagaagttTCCTACGGTCATCGCACTCAACAAAATCGATCACCCAGACGCTGATAAAAACATCTCCAAAATCGCCAAGCAGCAAGACCCTAATACCATCGTGTTATGTTCAGCCATCTCAGAAATTTTCTTGCGAAAGATGGCTAAACAGGGCTACATCAAGTATGTCGAAGGCAGCGAATTTATTGACACCAAGGAGGATCTTATAGAGCAAGGCGACCCGACTGGTGGTGGCCTCAAAGATCTCGATGAGAAAAATCGTAATCGAATCGAGAATCTCAAGGACATGGTACTTTACCGCTTTGGATCTACCGGTGTCGTTCAAGTCCTTTCGAAGGCCGCTGAGCTCCTTGGTCTCGTGCCCGTTTTCCCCGTCCGGAATACTTCCACCTTCAGTTCTGGTGCATCAGACTCCAAGTTTGTTTTCCGCGATTGTGTTCTTGTCAAGAAAGGCAGCACGGTTGGTGATGTGGCGCGCAAAGTGATGGGAGATGCACCTATCGCCTTTGTCGAGGGGGCTGGAAATATTCGAGTATCTGAAGACGATTTTGTCGCTGTGGGCAAGAATGAT GTTTTGTCATTCAAGGTTGGCAGAGCTTGA